From Marivirga harenae, one genomic window encodes:
- a CDS encoding CIA30 family protein, with product MHTNIIFDFDSNKDINTWSVVDDAVMGGMSNGTFQLSKDGHGVFTGYVTTENNGGFSSVRYEFEKMSVEGYENVVIKLKGDGKDYQFRIKASRSDYYSYIREFSTTGEWEEISIPLSDFYPSFRGRKLNMSNFSRNSIEEVAFLIGNKKKESFRLIIDKIELK from the coding sequence ATGCATACCAACATAATCTTTGATTTCGATTCCAATAAAGATATAAATACCTGGAGTGTAGTGGATGATGCCGTAATGGGAGGGATGTCAAATGGAACTTTTCAGTTATCTAAGGATGGTCATGGAGTGTTCACTGGATATGTAACTACGGAAAATAATGGAGGTTTTTCCTCTGTTCGATATGAGTTTGAAAAGATGAGTGTGGAAGGCTATGAAAATGTGGTGATAAAATTGAAAGGTGATGGAAAAGATTACCAGTTTAGAATAAAAGCTAGTAGAAGCGATTACTATTCCTACATTAGGGAATTCTCTACCACAGGTGAATGGGAAGAAATATCAATCCCTCTCAGTGATTTTTACCCTTCTTTTAGAGGTAGGAAACTGAATATGTCTAATTTCTCTAGGAACTCAATTGAAGAAGTCGCCTTTTTAATTGGGAATAAGAAAAAGGAGAGTTTCCGCTTAATCATTGATAAGATTGAGTTGAAGTAA
- a CDS encoding thymidylate synthase: MKQYHDLMQHILDNGTQKGDRTGTGTISVFGYQMRFDLSEGFPVVTTKKLHLRSIIHELLWFLKGETNIQYLKENGVSIWDEWADENGELGPVYGSQWRNWPTPDGKHIDQISQIIDQIKNTPNSRRIMVSAWNVSDVPNMALPPCHALFQFYVANGKLSCQLYQRSADVFLGVPFNIASYALLTMMVAQVCDLEVGEFIHTLGDAHLYSNHLEQTELQLSREPFPLPTMKINPDVKSIFDFKFEDFELVDYQCHPHIKAVVAV; the protein is encoded by the coding sequence ATGAAACAGTACCACGACCTAATGCAGCACATTTTAGATAATGGAACACAAAAAGGCGATAGAACCGGGACCGGTACAATCAGCGTTTTTGGGTATCAAATGCGTTTTGATTTATCGGAGGGTTTTCCAGTCGTGACTACTAAAAAACTGCACTTAAGATCCATTATTCATGAATTGCTTTGGTTTTTAAAAGGGGAAACGAACATTCAATATTTAAAGGAAAATGGCGTATCGATTTGGGATGAATGGGCAGATGAAAATGGAGAATTAGGGCCTGTCTATGGTTCTCAATGGAGAAATTGGCCTACACCAGATGGAAAGCATATTGACCAAATCAGTCAAATAATTGATCAAATCAAAAATACTCCTAATTCGAGAAGAATTATGGTAAGTGCATGGAATGTATCTGATGTTCCGAACATGGCTTTACCACCATGCCATGCCCTATTTCAATTTTATGTAGCGAATGGTAAGTTAAGCTGCCAGCTATATCAACGCTCGGCAGACGTGTTCTTGGGAGTGCCTTTTAATATTGCATCTTACGCACTTTTAACTATGATGGTGGCTCAGGTTTGTGATTTAGAAGTTGGAGAATTCATCCATACGCTAGGAGATGCGCATTTATATTCCAATCATTTGGAACAAACAGAATTGCAACTTTCCAGAGAGCCCTTCCCTCTTCCTACAATGAAAATCAATCCAGATGTTAAAAGCATATTTGATTTCAAATTTGAGGATTTCGAATTAGTGGACTACCAATGTCATCCACATATTAAAGCAGTCGTTGCAGTCTAA
- a CDS encoding MBL fold metallo-hydrolase, producing the protein MSKTNRISLIVLIVSVVVIAINLVFILNSGENPSRKNYKLPATELSEKAWGEILANNSAIDQFKVLKTGSVKVPRSGMLNTDKLDDKSKLKEFLWVDVFVFMFHHQDRGWYIIDTGLDSSFQKDGNINGFLASNYIIESKQTSGQNIGAQLQRENKEIKGIFFTHLHGDHTAGMPEIDRSIPKYIGKGDKYLDLPFLYSSNHLTSKSILYEMDWAEGFSKKPFDYVMDIFGDGSILAIHTPGHSKGHLSYLLNTTEGSILLTGDASHTKYGFKNNIEPGWVDDQKAAVNSLNQLRSFHEMFPQVEIIYGHER; encoded by the coding sequence ATGAGTAAGACAAACAGAATATCATTAATTGTGCTAATCGTATCGGTAGTAGTTATTGCTATCAATCTAGTGTTTATTTTGAACAGTGGAGAAAACCCGAGTAGAAAAAATTATAAGCTTCCTGCCACCGAGTTATCCGAGAAAGCCTGGGGAGAAATATTAGCTAATAATTCAGCCATCGATCAATTTAAAGTACTTAAAACAGGGTCTGTTAAAGTCCCTCGCAGTGGGATGTTAAATACTGATAAATTAGACGATAAAAGTAAATTAAAAGAGTTTTTATGGGTAGATGTATTTGTTTTCATGTTCCATCATCAAGATAGAGGCTGGTACATTATTGATACGGGACTAGATAGTTCCTTCCAAAAGGATGGTAATATTAACGGATTTTTGGCCTCTAATTATATTATCGAGTCAAAACAGACTTCAGGTCAGAATATTGGCGCACAATTACAAAGAGAAAACAAAGAGATCAAAGGAATATTCTTTACGCATTTACATGGAGATCATACTGCTGGAATGCCCGAGATTGATCGTTCTATACCTAAATACATTGGAAAAGGAGATAAATACCTCGATTTACCTTTTTTATATAGCTCCAACCATCTAACTTCTAAATCAATACTTTACGAAATGGATTGGGCGGAAGGATTCAGCAAAAAACCTTTTGATTATGTAATGGATATATTTGGTGATGGATCAATATTAGCAATTCATACACCTGGTCACTCTAAAGGTCATCTGTCGTATTTATTAAATACCACAGAAGGTTCCATACTTTTAACCGGTGACGCCAGTCATACTAAGTACGGCTTTAAAAACAATATAGAACCAGGATGGGTGGATGATCAAAAAGCTGCAGTAAACAGCTTAAATCAGTTAAGAAGTTTTCATGAAATGTTCCCTCAGGTCGAAATCATCTATGGCCATGAGCGCTAA
- a CDS encoding thiolase family protein, with translation MNTAYIVDIARTPVGKFGGTLSSIRPDDLAAHIIKSLLERQANFDKSLLEDVIFGAANQAGEDNRNVARMAGLMAGLPLEVGGITVNRLCASGLQSIMDASRATMLGDGDAFIAGGVESMTRAPFVMAKAETAYSRVQEVYDTTIGWRFINPKLAEIHYPFAMGETAENVAEKWKISRDAQDEFAHNSQLKYDAAHKAGKFDNEIVPVSIPQRKTDDILFDKDEHPRLSSVEKLASLKPAFKKDGSVTAGNASGVNDGSAASLIVNEETLKKFNLKPIARVVSMAIAGVSPDTMGIGPVPATQKALKRAGLRVSDIDLIELNEAFASQSIACIQDLDLNPNIINVNGGSIAIGHPLGASGTRISATLLHEMQKRGDVKYGLATMCVGVGQGAAIIYEKL, from the coding sequence ATCAACACAGCATACATTGTAGATATAGCCCGAACTCCGGTTGGCAAATTCGGAGGCACTTTAAGTAGTATAAGACCAGACGATTTGGCTGCACACATCATAAAAAGCCTACTGGAAAGACAAGCTAATTTTGACAAATCATTACTGGAGGATGTCATTTTTGGCGCTGCCAATCAAGCAGGGGAAGACAACAGGAACGTGGCGAGAATGGCTGGATTAATGGCTGGTTTACCCTTAGAAGTTGGCGGGATAACTGTCAATAGATTATGCGCTTCGGGTTTGCAGTCCATTATGGACGCCAGTAGGGCCACCATGTTAGGCGATGGTGATGCATTTATAGCCGGTGGGGTTGAAAGCATGACTCGCGCTCCTTTTGTAATGGCAAAAGCAGAAACAGCTTATTCCAGAGTCCAGGAAGTTTACGACACCACTATTGGATGGAGATTTATAAATCCCAAGTTAGCAGAAATTCATTATCCTTTTGCAATGGGTGAAACGGCAGAAAACGTTGCAGAAAAATGGAAGATTAGCAGAGATGCACAGGATGAATTTGCACATAATTCCCAGCTTAAGTATGATGCCGCACACAAAGCAGGAAAATTCGATAATGAAATAGTTCCAGTGTCTATTCCTCAAAGAAAAACAGATGATATATTATTCGATAAAGATGAGCACCCAAGGCTCTCTTCTGTTGAAAAATTAGCTTCATTAAAACCTGCTTTCAAAAAGGACGGCTCTGTTACCGCAGGAAATGCTAGTGGCGTAAATGATGGTTCGGCCGCCAGCCTAATCGTAAATGAGGAAACATTAAAAAAATTCAATTTAAAACCAATAGCGAGGGTTGTGAGCATGGCAATCGCAGGAGTAAGTCCTGATACCATGGGAATAGGGCCAGTGCCAGCTACCCAAAAAGCATTGAAAAGGGCCGGACTTAGGGTATCGGATATTGATCTGATTGAATTGAACGAAGCATTTGCTTCTCAATCTATTGCCTGCATACAAGATTTGGATTTAAATCCAAATATCATAAATGTCAATGGTGGTTCTATTGCAATAGGTCATCCTTTGGGTGCTAGCGGAACTAGAATTTCAGCTACACTTTTACATGAAATGCAAAAAAGAGGTGATGTTAAATACGGATTGGCGACTATGTGCGTAGGAGTAGGCCAGGGCGCAGCTATTATATACGAAAAACTTTAA
- a CDS encoding DUF1272 domain-containing protein, producing the protein MLEIRLNCENCNKQLSNDSSEAMICTYECTFCKDCVENVLQNVCPNCGGGFEKRPTRPKEMLKKHPARDSKIYKPVIENKYLELYVDINPRER; encoded by the coding sequence ATGTTAGAAATAAGATTGAATTGTGAAAATTGTAACAAACAACTTTCAAACGATAGTAGCGAGGCAATGATATGTACCTATGAATGTACATTCTGTAAAGATTGTGTCGAAAATGTTCTGCAGAATGTCTGTCCTAATTGTGGCGGAGGTTTTGAAAAGCGGCCTACAAGACCAAAAGAGATGCTTAAAAAGCATCCCGCTAGGGATAGCAAAATCTATAAACCTGTAATAGAAAATAAATATCTAGAACTATACGTGGATATTAATCCAAGAGAAAGATAA
- a CDS encoding type 1 glutamine amidotransferase family protein → MKKAYIFLFDGYSDWEIAFLTPELKKSKDWDLVYFSQSGSMVSSAGGLQIQPSISLENLIIEDIDLLVLPGGDAWEKGSNNALEAMLVELIEAEKPIAAICGATTFLGQLGILNGIKHTSNDLYYLKSSAPKYKGDENYQNTLSVTDDNIITANGIAPIEFSKHVFEFIELYESSIEKWFQLFKNGIWSE, encoded by the coding sequence ATGAAAAAAGCATATATATTTTTATTTGACGGGTATTCAGATTGGGAGATTGCATTTTTAACTCCTGAGTTAAAGAAAAGCAAGGATTGGGATTTAGTTTACTTTTCTCAGTCCGGTAGCATGGTATCTTCTGCAGGGGGGCTTCAAATACAACCCAGCATTTCGCTAGAAAATCTAATTATTGAAGACATTGACCTATTAGTGCTACCCGGAGGTGATGCTTGGGAAAAGGGATCTAATAATGCTCTGGAAGCAATGCTAGTAGAGCTAATCGAGGCTGAAAAGCCTATTGCTGCAATATGTGGGGCGACTACTTTCCTTGGTCAATTGGGCATATTAAATGGTATAAAACATACCAGCAATGATCTTTACTATCTGAAATCAAGTGCCCCAAAATACAAGGGAGATGAAAATTATCAAAATACACTTTCAGTTACTGATGACAATATAATTACAGCCAATGGCATCGCTCCGATTGAGTTTTCAAAACATGTTTTTGAGTTTATTGAACTTTATGAAAGCAGTATTGAAAAGTGGTTTCAATTGTTTAAAAATGGGATTTGGAGTGAATAG
- a CDS encoding helix-turn-helix domain-containing protein, translating into MNHFIIWKDMRVFYGSHPRTITNHSHPIIQVVVAVSDNFLSKDHLGKWVNKKGLLIAPNFPHECDASNIPIISIEIDPESSLGEWILNNQLKKHAIIDISLTTLDAMDINTFLENLNHKNWSAIRTMIHEAFYLTVDENVSRKDERITNVVEYISENIHQNLNTESLMEVAHLSESRLLHLFKEVMGLPIRNYILWHRLQIVIEMVMQGEPLTAASYQAGFADQAHMTRTFTKMIGIPPSLLTKNSKFVQVSIPH; encoded by the coding sequence ATGAATCACTTTATAATATGGAAAGATATGAGGGTGTTTTACGGCAGCCACCCTCGAACTATCACAAATCACAGCCACCCTATAATTCAAGTTGTGGTAGCCGTGAGTGACAATTTTTTATCAAAGGATCATTTAGGTAAATGGGTAAATAAAAAGGGTCTATTAATTGCGCCGAATTTTCCTCATGAGTGTGACGCCAGCAATATTCCCATAATCAGCATCGAAATTGATCCCGAGTCCAGTCTGGGAGAATGGATATTGAATAATCAATTGAAAAAACATGCTATAATTGATATTTCTTTAACTACTCTTGATGCAATGGATATCAATACATTTTTAGAAAATCTTAATCATAAAAACTGGTCAGCAATTCGAACTATGATCCATGAGGCTTTCTATTTAACGGTAGACGAAAATGTTTCTCGAAAGGACGAACGGATCACCAATGTGGTAGAATATATTTCTGAAAATATTCATCAAAATCTAAATACAGAAAGCTTGATGGAAGTAGCTCACCTCAGTGAAAGTAGATTGCTACACCTTTTCAAAGAAGTGATGGGCTTGCCGATTCGTAATTACATTTTATGGCACAGACTTCAAATCGTAATTGAAATGGTTATGCAGGGAGAACCCCTCACTGCTGCATCTTACCAAGCTGGGTTTGCCGACCAAGCCCATATGACAAGAACTTTTACTAAAATGATAGGGATTCCTCCGTCCCTACTAACTAAGAATAGCAAATTCGTTCAAGTTTCCATTCCCCACTAG
- a CDS encoding acyloxyacyl hydrolase, translating into MKKLILAVLILFCSFSTIAQSYDWYLNGQVIKGFILKHNEYVSHLANSHPTGIEFSLQQKLNGKREWESLYNKPLVSYGLSYYNLHNPKLGHLVVGSAAMDLPLRRTENTALYFRIGTGLVFSTNPYDRETNNQNNMVTSTITYLLQTRLTYEIKFNENISFTPNLNITHSSNGAQRAPNRGVNIITANIGLSYKIKSANEDESREIKPLDAPPYQIYLLLSGGRNTRTLQVRKPMPFFNLLLFGQKFVNAKSDWGLGLEYFHSYALKEQIRTSWFRINRNEEIRDFRRLGLLIGHELKFGKLGFITQLGLYIYDPSKLNMPIYQRYGLKYQFHENFLAQVALKTHAATAEQAEIGIGWRF; encoded by the coding sequence TTGAAAAAGTTAATTCTTGCTGTACTCATACTATTTTGTAGTTTTTCAACGATAGCGCAAAGTTATGATTGGTATCTTAATGGTCAAGTCATTAAAGGCTTTATTCTCAAGCATAATGAATACGTGAGTCATTTAGCCAATTCTCATCCCACTGGAATTGAATTCAGTTTGCAGCAAAAGCTAAATGGGAAAAGAGAATGGGAAAGCCTGTACAATAAACCTTTGGTCAGCTATGGCTTGTCATATTACAATTTACACAATCCAAAGTTAGGTCATTTAGTGGTGGGAAGTGCAGCAATGGATTTACCACTTCGCAGAACTGAAAATACTGCCTTATATTTTCGCATTGGTACAGGATTGGTTTTTAGTACAAATCCTTATGACAGGGAAACCAATAACCAGAACAATATGGTGACTAGCACCATTACTTATCTGTTACAAACTAGATTAACTTATGAAATAAAGTTTAATGAAAACATAAGTTTTACACCGAATCTCAACATTACACATAGTAGCAACGGAGCACAAAGAGCCCCTAACAGGGGTGTTAATATTATTACAGCTAATATTGGTTTATCTTATAAAATCAAATCTGCAAATGAAGATGAGTCCCGCGAAATCAAGCCTTTAGATGCACCTCCCTATCAAATATATCTCTTACTAAGTGGAGGAAGAAATACCAGAACTTTGCAAGTAAGGAAACCAATGCCCTTTTTCAACCTCCTTTTGTTCGGCCAAAAATTTGTTAATGCTAAAAGCGATTGGGGACTGGGCCTAGAATATTTTCATAGTTATGCTTTAAAAGAACAAATCAGAACCAGTTGGTTTAGGATTAATCGTAATGAAGAAATACGTGACTTTAGGCGTCTAGGTCTACTCATTGGTCATGAGTTGAAATTTGGAAAGCTAGGATTTATTACTCAATTGGGTCTGTACATTTATGATCCTAGTAAATTAAATATGCCAATTTACCAACGCTATGGCTTGAAATATCAATTTCATGAAAACTTTTTGGCACAAGTAGCTTTGAAAACACATGCAGCAACCGCTGAACAGGCAGAAATAGGAATTGGATGGAGATTTTAA
- a CDS encoding CIA30 family protein, producing the protein MHTNIIYDFDSNKAINTWSVVDDTVMGGMSNGTFQLSKDGHGVFTGYVTTENNGGFSSVQYEFEKMSVKGYNKVVLRLKGDGKKYQFRIKASQSDYYSYINEFPTSGEWQEISIPLHEMSPSFRGRKLDMPNFSGDSIEQLVFLIGNKKKESFRLIIDKIELQ; encoded by the coding sequence ATGCATACAAACATAATCTATGATTTTGATTCCAATAAAGCTATAAATACCTGGAGTGTAGTGGATGATACCGTAATGGGAGGGATGTCAAATGGAACTTTTCAGTTATCTAAGGATGGTCATGGAGTGTTCACTGGATATGTAACTACGGAAAATAATGGAGGTTTTTCCTCTGTTCAATATGAGTTTGAAAAGATGAGTGTAAAAGGCTACAATAAAGTAGTGCTTAGATTAAAAGGAGATGGGAAAAAATATCAATTTAGAATTAAGGCAAGTCAAAGCGATTATTATTCCTACATTAATGAGTTTCCCACTTCTGGCGAATGGCAGGAAATTTCAATTCCTTTGCACGAGATGTCCCCGTCATTTAGAGGTCGAAAGTTAGATATGCCCAATTTTTCTGGAGATTCGATTGAACAGCTGGTATTTTTGATTGGCAATAAGAAAAAAGAAAGCTTCCGCTTGATTATTGATAAGATTGAATTGCAGTAA
- the sucC gene encoding ADP-forming succinate--CoA ligase subunit beta, producing MNIHEYQAKGILEKYGVTIQKGIVADTPEEATEAAKKLNQETGTEWYVLKAQIHAGGRGKGKVKETDSNGVVLAKSLEDVAPKSKAILGGTLVTHQTGEEGKVVNKLLIAQDVYYPGENEPKEYYVGILLDRAKGCNVIMASTEGGVDIEDVAENTPEKIIKEWIDPRVGLQGFQARKVAFKLGLEGDAFKNMVKFIHSLYNAYDATDSSMFEINPVLKTSDNKILAVDAKVNLDDSALFRHKDLAEMRDKSEEDPAEVEAAESGLNYVKLDGNVGCMVNGAGLAMATMDIIKLSGGDPANFLDVGGSANAQTVEAGFRIILKDPKVEAILINIFGGIVRCDRVAKGVVEAYKNIGDIKVPIIVRLQGTNAEEGAKIIEESGLKVTSAIVLKDAAERVKEALA from the coding sequence ATGAACATACACGAATATCAAGCTAAAGGAATACTTGAAAAGTACGGAGTAACCATTCAGAAAGGAATTGTTGCCGATACACCGGAAGAAGCTACTGAAGCTGCCAAAAAGCTCAATCAAGAGACTGGTACTGAGTGGTATGTGCTAAAAGCACAAATCCATGCAGGAGGAAGAGGAAAAGGAAAAGTGAAAGAAACAGACTCAAATGGTGTTGTATTGGCCAAAAGCTTAGAAGATGTTGCCCCAAAATCTAAGGCTATCTTAGGTGGTACATTGGTAACTCATCAGACTGGTGAAGAAGGAAAAGTTGTCAATAAATTATTGATAGCTCAGGATGTTTATTATCCTGGTGAAAATGAGCCAAAGGAATATTATGTTGGTATATTACTAGACAGAGCCAAAGGATGTAATGTAATCATGGCATCTACAGAAGGTGGAGTTGATATTGAAGATGTTGCAGAAAATACACCAGAGAAGATTATTAAAGAGTGGATCGACCCTAGAGTTGGTTTACAAGGATTTCAGGCAAGAAAAGTTGCTTTTAAGTTAGGCTTGGAAGGGGATGCTTTCAAAAATATGGTGAAATTCATTCATTCACTATACAATGCTTATGATGCAACTGATTCATCGATGTTTGAAATCAATCCAGTCCTTAAAACTTCTGATAATAAAATTTTAGCAGTTGATGCAAAAGTGAATTTGGATGATTCTGCATTGTTCAGACATAAGGATCTTGCGGAAATGCGTGATAAGTCAGAAGAAGATCCGGCTGAAGTTGAAGCGGCTGAATCAGGCTTGAATTATGTAAAATTAGATGGTAATGTGGGTTGTATGGTAAATGGTGCCGGACTTGCAATGGCCACTATGGATATCATTAAACTATCAGGTGGTGATCCTGCTAACTTCTTGGATGTAGGGGGAAGCGCAAATGCGCAAACTGTTGAAGCAGGTTTTAGAATCATCTTGAAAGACCCTAAAGTTGAAGCTATCTTGATCAACATCTTTGGCGGTATCGTTCGTTGCGATAGAGTGGCTAAAGGCGTGGTAGAAGCTTATAAAAACATAGGAGACATTAAAGTGCCAATCATAGTGCGTTTACAAGGAACAAATGCAGAAGAAGGCGCAAAAATCATAGAAGAGTCAGGTTTGAAAGTTACTTCTGCCATTGTATTGAAAGATGCAGCAGAAAGAGTAAAAGAAGCTCTAGCTTAA
- a CDS encoding PhzF family phenazine biosynthesis protein, whose translation MKIPIYQIDAFTDQLFGGNPAAVCPLENWLNDKVLQQIAIENNQAETAFFVKIKSGQYQLRWFTPEFEMDLCGHATLASAFVIMNHIETALDSITFETQSGTLKVQRTGKFYELDFPSRPAAPSSLPTIISDSLNIQPKEVWKARDYLLLYDSEEEIRNLKPNQQLLNQINIDPGGIIVTARADRSEVDFVSRLFVPQATIFEDPVTGSAHCTLVPFWAEKLNKTHFSAHQISEREGQLICELQNDRVLIKGKAIQYMEGVIEL comes from the coding sequence ATGAAAATTCCGATTTATCAGATTGATGCTTTTACTGATCAATTATTTGGGGGGAATCCAGCTGCTGTTTGTCCGCTGGAGAATTGGCTAAATGATAAGGTACTCCAACAAATAGCTATCGAGAATAATCAAGCTGAAACAGCATTCTTTGTAAAGATTAAGTCAGGCCAATACCAATTAAGATGGTTTACACCTGAATTCGAAATGGACTTGTGCGGGCATGCCACCTTAGCATCAGCTTTTGTAATCATGAACCATATTGAAACAGCTCTGGATTCCATAACCTTTGAAACCCAAAGCGGCACCTTGAAGGTTCAAAGAACAGGAAAGTTTTACGAATTAGATTTTCCATCTAGGCCAGCAGCACCGTCTTCTCTTCCTACTATCATTTCAGATTCTTTAAACATACAACCTAAGGAGGTATGGAAAGCACGTGATTATTTATTATTATACGATAGTGAAGAAGAAATACGTAACCTAAAACCCAATCAGCAGCTATTAAACCAAATCAATATTGATCCCGGAGGAATAATTGTAACTGCTAGAGCTGATCGCAGTGAAGTAGACTTTGTTTCTCGTCTTTTTGTACCTCAAGCCACTATCTTTGAAGATCCTGTCACGGGTTCGGCTCATTGCACGCTTGTTCCTTTCTGGGCAGAAAAATTAAATAAAACTCATTTTAGTGCCCATCAAATTTCAGAAAGAGAGGGCCAATTAATTTGTGAATTACAAAACGATAGAGTCTTGATCAAAGGAAAAGCAATTCAATATATGGAGGGAGTAATTGAATTATAA
- a CDS encoding ABC transporter ATP-binding protein produces MSILRAENIQKHYGDLKVLDGIDFKLDAAKINAIVGPSGAGKSTLLHILGTLDQADSGELFFNDHDISKLSGSKLSNFRNSSIGFIFQFHNLLPEFTAEENILIPAYISKIDEKSSIARAKELMKILGIDKRADHKPGQLSGGEQQRVAVARALMNNPSIVFADEPSGNLDSKNAEELHSLFLKLRDEFGQAFVIVTHNKDLAAISDERHQMKDGKLSRLL; encoded by the coding sequence ATGAGTATATTGAGAGCTGAAAATATTCAAAAGCATTACGGAGACTTAAAAGTCTTAGACGGTATTGATTTCAAGCTAGATGCAGCAAAAATTAATGCTATCGTGGGGCCCAGTGGTGCTGGAAAAAGTACCTTATTACATATTTTAGGAACTTTAGATCAGGCCGACAGTGGCGAACTTTTTTTCAATGATCATGATATTAGTAAGCTTTCCGGAAGTAAATTATCCAATTTCCGTAATAGCTCCATTGGTTTTATTTTTCAGTTCCATAATCTTTTGCCTGAATTTACCGCTGAAGAGAACATTTTAATCCCCGCCTATATTTCCAAAATAGATGAGAAATCTTCGATAGCTAGAGCTAAAGAATTGATGAAAATTCTTGGTATCGATAAAAGAGCAGATCATAAACCAGGTCAGCTTAGTGGTGGTGAACAACAAAGAGTGGCGGTTGCGAGGGCCTTAATGAATAATCCGTCTATCGTATTTGCAGATGAGCCAAGTGGCAATCTAGACTCTAAAAATGCTGAAGAGCTTCATTCACTATTCCTGAAATTACGCGATGAATTTGGGCAGGCGTTTGTAATCGTTACGCATAACAAAGACCTTGCTGCTATTTCGGATGAACGACATCAAATGAAGGATGGTAAGTTAAGTAGATTGCTTTAA
- a CDS encoding PorP/SprF family type IX secretion system membrane protein yields the protein MKKVFIIPTILAFLLGFKMNSKAQDVYFSQFYANPIYLNSALAGSEGNPRLTLAHRQQWSNLQAYNASYFSFDTPLGKQSGLAIHALNDQQMDGVIKNNAIGTTLSHRIELNNRAVIGSGISLNYFQKSFDWSGLTFEDQLSAGSSDRYPTAERFGQSRTNMVDIGVGFVYATDKLVAGLNISHINTPQERFNPESDAILPRRYSAHIAYRFQKYSYSKKAYSLTPSIVYENQAAMEYLNVGGYWSNNFLTLGTWYRLKQAMVFTIGFSYQQFNLGYSYDHSLQNAQINYGATNEFTMSYRFQWKGKDPSKQYRGKCPDLYKSLR from the coding sequence ATGAAAAAGGTATTCATCATTCCGACCATTTTAGCATTCTTGTTAGGATTCAAAATGAATTCAAAAGCCCAAGACGTTTATTTCTCACAGTTTTACGCCAACCCTATTTATTTGAATAGTGCCTTGGCAGGTTCCGAAGGAAATCCCAGATTAACTTTAGCCCACAGACAACAATGGAGCAACTTGCAGGCTTATAACGCCTCTTATTTTTCATTTGATACGCCTTTGGGCAAACAATCGGGTCTAGCCATACATGCACTTAACGACCAGCAAATGGACGGGGTCATCAAAAATAATGCAATAGGTACTACCTTATCCCACAGAATAGAATTAAATAATAGAGCTGTAATCGGTAGTGGTATTTCCTTAAACTATTTTCAAAAATCATTTGACTGGAGCGGCCTAACTTTTGAAGATCAACTTAGCGCAGGTAGCAGTGACCGCTACCCAACAGCCGAACGATTTGGTCAGTCCAGAACCAATATGGTGGATATTGGTGTAGGTTTTGTATATGCAACAGACAAGTTAGTGGCAGGATTAAATATTTCTCATATCAACACTCCTCAAGAAAGATTTAATCCAGAATCAGATGCTATTTTACCGAGAAGATATTCTGCTCATATCGCTTATAGATTTCAAAAGTATTCTTACAGCAAAAAAGCTTATTCCCTCACGCCATCTATTGTTTACGAAAACCAAGCGGCTATGGAATATTTAAATGTAGGTGGCTATTGGAGTAACAACTTCCTGACATTAGGAACATGGTACAGACTGAAGCAGGCAATGGTTTTTACCATTGGTTTTTCCTATCAACAATTCAATTTAGGATATAGCTACGACCACAGCTTACAAAATGCACAAATTAATTACGGGGCCACCAACGAATTCACAATGTCTTACCGATTTCAATGGAAAGGAAAAGACCCAAGCAAACAATATAGAGGGAAATGTCCTGATTTATATAAAAGCTTAAGATAA